A single region of the Hyphomicrobiales bacterium genome encodes:
- the msrP gene encoding Protein-methionine-sulfoxide reductase catalytic subunit MsrP, whose protein sequence is MGPCMFVRAKRGWEIPEHEAVHEAIFLNRRAFMAGGTAMALAASSPALAADSPYPAARNDRYKLAQPVTPESDNTNYNNFYEFGFSKRVASAAEALPISPWTVKIDGLVEKPFEIAFEDLLRRVALEERLYRHRCVEAWSMAVPWTGFPMRALVDMARPLGSAKYVVMKTFLNPKVAPAQKQTWYPWPYTEGLTIAEATNELTFMVTGAYGKPLPKVMGAPIRLATPWKYGFKSIKSIVAISFSEKRPVSYWESLQNSEYGFWANVNPEVAHPRWSQAREEVLGTGEYRPTVIYNGYGEFVADMYKGMEGERLFM, encoded by the coding sequence ATGGGGCCGTGTATGTTCGTCAGAGCAAAACGTGGCTGGGAAATTCCCGAACATGAAGCGGTGCATGAGGCGATCTTTCTCAATCGCCGCGCTTTCATGGCAGGCGGCACGGCTATGGCGCTTGCCGCGAGCAGCCCGGCCCTGGCCGCCGACAGCCCCTATCCGGCGGCCCGCAATGATCGCTACAAGCTCGCCCAGCCGGTGACGCCGGAGAGCGACAACACCAACTACAACAATTTCTACGAGTTCGGATTCTCCAAGCGCGTCGCCTCCGCGGCCGAGGCGCTGCCGATCTCGCCTTGGACGGTCAAGATCGACGGCCTCGTGGAAAAGCCGTTCGAGATCGCCTTCGAGGATCTTTTGCGACGCGTCGCTCTGGAGGAACGGCTCTATCGGCACCGCTGCGTCGAGGCGTGGTCTATGGCTGTGCCGTGGACTGGCTTCCCCATGCGCGCATTGGTCGATATGGCGCGGCCGCTCGGCTCCGCCAAATATGTCGTGATGAAGACCTTTCTCAATCCGAAGGTCGCGCCCGCGCAGAAGCAGACGTGGTATCCTTGGCCCTACACTGAAGGGCTCACCATCGCCGAGGCGACCAACGAGCTCACATTCATGGTCACGGGCGCCTATGGCAAACCGCTCCCCAAGGTGATGGGTGCGCCGATCAGGCTGGCGACCCCCTGGAAATATGGCTTCAAGTCCATCAAGTCGATCGTCGCCATCTCCTTCTCGGAGAAGCGCCCGGTCAGCTACTGGGAGAGCCTGCAAAACTCTGAATACGGCTTCTGGGCCAACGTGAACCCCGAGGTCGCCCATCCCCGCTGGAGCCAGGCGCGCGAAGAGGTGCTGGGCACGGGCGAGTATCGGCCGACCGTGATCTACAACGGCTACGGCGAGTTCGTGGCCGACATGTACAAGGGGATGGAAGGAGAGCGCCTCTTCATGTAG
- the fadD gene encoding Long-chain-fatty-acid--CoA ligase: MARDERGGEVHLAGNEKAPWFSAYPASIPHAIEPQGTLADLFSGAIAQFDSRPAFKSFGSVLSYHALGQAADKVTAWLQAQGFVKGDRIAIMMPNVLAFPAVMIGAIRGGYTVVNVNPLYTANELTHQLQDAGARALFVLENFAHTVEAARPDLGLDAIVVAAPGDLMGWKGHLVNAVSRHVKRAVPPFALPGHHRFSAIMAASAGRASPVAIAGEDVAFLQYTGGTTGTPKGAMLTHRNIVANVAQIRAWVGAWVPDDMEGQVMVTALPLYHIFSLTACCISRFVCGACSLLIANPRDIAGLVKTLQKERFTMLCGVNTLFNAILNHPGAKEIDFSRLSFCVSGGMATQAAVAERWKDLTGQPIIEGYGLSETSPVVSVNRLDIEAFTGTIGYPLPSTDVVIRTPGTSDDLPIGSVGELCVRGPQVMAGYWRHPDATAAVMTTDGFFRTGDLAVMEADGALRIVDRIKDMVIVSGFNVYPTEVEDVLVRHPKVLEAAVIGLPDPQSGEMVAAYIVRRDPSLTEEEIRAFARQSLTPYKMPRRITFCDSLPKSNVGKVLRRVLREAVLDGHPPAST, encoded by the coding sequence CTTGGCGGATTTGTTCAGCGGGGCGATCGCCCAGTTCGACAGTCGCCCGGCCTTCAAGAGCTTCGGCTCGGTGTTGAGCTATCACGCCCTGGGGCAGGCGGCCGACAAGGTCACCGCCTGGCTGCAGGCGCAAGGCTTCGTGAAAGGCGACCGAATCGCCATCATGATGCCGAACGTGCTCGCCTTTCCCGCCGTGATGATCGGTGCCATCCGCGGCGGCTACACGGTCGTCAATGTCAATCCGCTCTACACCGCGAACGAGCTGACCCATCAGCTGCAGGATGCGGGAGCGCGCGCCTTGTTCGTCCTTGAGAATTTCGCCCATACCGTGGAGGCGGCGCGGCCGGATCTGGGGCTTGATGCCATTGTCGTCGCAGCCCCCGGGGATCTCATGGGGTGGAAGGGCCATCTCGTCAACGCGGTGTCGCGGCACGTGAAGCGCGCCGTGCCACCCTTTGCCTTGCCGGGACATCACAGGTTCAGCGCCATCATGGCGGCCTCGGCGGGGCGCGCATCACCCGTCGCCATCGCCGGCGAGGATGTCGCTTTCCTGCAATATACCGGCGGGACCACGGGAACGCCGAAGGGCGCGATGCTGACGCACCGCAACATCGTCGCCAACGTCGCCCAGATCCGCGCATGGGTGGGCGCCTGGGTGCCTGACGACATGGAAGGTCAGGTGATGGTGACGGCCTTGCCGCTCTACCACATCTTCTCCTTGACCGCCTGTTGCATCAGCCGCTTCGTCTGCGGTGCCTGCTCGCTTCTGATCGCCAATCCGCGCGACATCGCTGGCCTTGTGAAGACCCTCCAGAAGGAGCGCTTCACCATGCTCTGCGGCGTGAACACCTTGTTCAACGCCATCCTGAACCATCCGGGCGCGAAGGAGATCGACTTCTCGCGGCTCTCCTTCTGTGTGTCGGGAGGCATGGCGACCCAGGCGGCCGTCGCGGAGCGCTGGAAGGACTTGACGGGGCAGCCGATCATCGAGGGCTATGGCCTCTCGGAGACCTCGCCCGTGGTGTCCGTCAACCGGCTCGACATCGAGGCTTTCACGGGCACTATCGGCTATCCCCTGCCGTCAACCGATGTGGTCATTCGTACACCCGGCACCAGCGATGATCTGCCGATCGGCAGCGTCGGCGAGCTGTGCGTCCGTGGCCCGCAGGTGATGGCCGGCTACTGGCGGCACCCGGATGCGACAGCCGCGGTGATGACGACGGACGGCTTCTTCCGCACCGGCGATCTTGCCGTCATGGAAGCGGATGGCGCGCTGCGGATCGTCGATCGCATCAAGGACATGGTGATCGTCTCGGGATTCAACGTCTATCCGACCGAGGTGGAGGACGTGCTGGTGCGGCATCCGAAGGTGCTGGAGGCGGCGGTGATCGGGCTGCCGGATCCGCAGTCCGGCGAGATGGTCGCCGCCTATATCGTGCGGCGCGATCCGAGCCTGACCGAGGAGGAGATCCGCGCCTTCGCGCGCCAGTCGCTCACGCCCTACAAGATGCCGCGGCGAATCACCTTCTGCGACAGCCTGCCGAAGTCCAATGTGGGCAAGGTGCTGCGCCGTGTCCTGCGCGAGGCCGTGCTGGACGGGCATCCACCCGCAAGCACCTGA